TAATCTAGCTACATCTTAATCCCCTTGCATTCTGGTTTCCACtactcccttctctttctgccATCATTTCCTCAGTATCCAATGACCTCCTTCAATTCTCATTAAACAGGGCCTCTCACCAAAATTCAGTAACTCTTGACTACTGTCTTCTTGAAAACCTCTTCCCAATTTGATAGTGCTCTTGTCTAGTGTTATCTTCCTTCACCGAGCTCcttgtcagtcaaataagtttgtaaatatgatatacatatatgtttgctcgcttatagtttgcattgggtgtgggggacaggctgtaagcaggcagggtcgttatagctaAGGCttatagttttaagactaagcctttcccacccttttaatactaagatcctctcaacactaagcttttccccacacccttgactgattgcatgatgtggggtagtacactctcatgaggaatcccattatgcctcagataggtaggtgactttgtatcagagacttccttatttgtagattggcttaaaggttttgatctctacactataaaataaagacagaccAGGGGCCTGCGCTCCTGGAAATGAGCATTGCAAAGAGAAGCtgccaagatgacagagtgctgaaggagaagccagtttgtgcagagagaaagaggtggagaacagaggtgaataaggctgatgaggtagaaacctttgattctaggaaactcgggtaagttagtggctttgggagccctgaatggaaagggaagtgttttcccactgtgtgtatttcttgcccaccaggtgcaagctagaattaaagctaattaatgtcccaccagttcttggctcgttagttcattaccatctgtccaaatcaaatgcaaacctgcatgggccaggcagctgtgatggtggccgtggctactggctttatactccTAATGGTGAAAATGCCAACACTGAAAGCCCAGAATTTCAATCAACCTCTAAGCAAGACTCCCACaagttttttatggtttcaactATTACTTCCTCATGGGAAATTTCAAAAACCTATCTCCAACTATAATTTATCTTCTGAATTTTTATTCCAGACTGCAAGATATCTACCACCTGGAAGATAAAATCATACTTCTTTAATCACAAATTAACTTCTCTCTTAGGTCCAAAACTTGATCATTTGTGGCTCCCAGCCTCATTTCCACTTTTGGCTTCTCAAACCACTATTTGAGTTAGATAGTCTCACTCTTGTTTGTGACTATCACCTAGATATTCTATCTACAAGTCTACCCCTAAAATAATTCCCAAGCCCTTCTAGTCCACCAGCTTCCTGGCCACAAGTCTTTGCTGCCCAAACTTGCACTAAGATTCTTTTGGTCCACAGCCTGGAGTCATGCCTCTCATGGTCGGCTTCTCTGCTAACAAAGTACTCCCTGCTTTCAGTGTTATCTGGCACTCAGACACAGAATAACAAATGATAGAACCAGACTATCAGTTTAAGAAAAGCGCTCACGCCTTGAGTTGTTTTACACCTCTTTTTGACTGCAAAAACTTATTGGGCTGGCCTAaggggtttaaaaagaaaaacacagctgATGTTATTTTGATAATGTTACTAATGGCATGATTCAGCCCTAAAGAAGTAATGGGATGCCGTTTGCATACTTAGTAAGTCTGCTTCCTAGTGAGTATTTGAGAACAGACCACGGTATTACCAATTTGCAAGAATACTACAGAAAGGACATCTGACTGCAGAAAGAAGCTAGGCTACGGACCATCATTCCCTTCCAGCTCAGTAGTGTCTGGGTCAAAGTTACATTTTGAGAACTTCAAATGTAAGGAAAAACGAATGTAAATGTTGAGAGCCCTAAAAAGGTATTACTTAATGTTTAAGTCACTAAaggaaaaaacaagtaaaatattagaaaggaaacttgttttaaagaataagaaCTGAAGATATTTACCTTGGAATGTTTTTTAACAAGCAGGAGAATTTCCAGTAATTCAATGGATTTCAAAGTTTCTACTTCCAAATTGAGAAGGCACAAAGCTAATATGGATGgctataagaaagaaagaaaaataagtggttcttttaaattcaaaatagaaaccATGAATCATATGTAAGCAAGAAATTAACTTACTTTTGCTTTTGAAAAGGTAAGTCGGCAGTTGCAAGCTTTTAGCTGAGCTTCTAGTTTATCAAGGCTCAGTATTTCTTTCCTATccaatgaaagaacaaaatatttataaacttccAAAGACTAAAACAATGTTAAGGACTTGCTATGAAAAGTACCAGCTGAAAGTTTGAAGgaggtaaaaatataaatttcattgGCATTCTAATTCTTTCCTGTTAGCTACAACAATGCTAaagtacaaaatttttattttaaccccaCTCACCTTTCTGAAGTATGACAAAGTAGAATAGTATGGTACAAGTGCAAAAAGTTTAAGGCAGTAGTAGCTTCCAACTCATAGtgcaatttttctgaaattattttttccatccGTTTTATGTCAGAGGCAGTACATTTGCACTGACTAATCCGGATTACATCATGAGGGGATGGAATATTGCATTCTTCTTCAACTATTCTAGCAGCCAGCAAAAAACAACAGACTCCAATGCAAGACAAATGTTTAGGTTTCAcctggaaaacaaaaaacaaaaggcttCTTCTCACAAGTGTTAACCAATCTAGCAAAGCAGACACTTGAAAGAATATTGTAATAATACTCCGACTTCTAAGAACACAAACAAGCTGCTTCCCTGTACTTACCCTTACccacaattatataaaatatttaatcattttcaCAACTTAAACTGACTTAACCTCCCTATATAAAAGGCATCTGGACCATTTAAGTGACTTAATTTAAATgcagataaaaatttaaatgtaagttcAAAGGCTAGGTTTCTCACGCTGAGGATACTTTGTATTTCAAACTCATAGAATTCGTAACAGTACAATCTCCCAATAAAACAAAGCTTTCAACACCCAGAAAATAGTACCTCTTTGGACATAAAAATAGTACATATACTTATCTTTTAGTCTTCTTATCTATTTATCTCTAAGAATCATCCCATAACTTCAATTTAAATTTGCCCCAAAAGAAACAATGCATCAGTTGTGCAGAGTGGAGCATTTGTAAAAGCTGCTGTGGACAGATGGCTGTCCTTTTCAGTGCCCTGAAAATTGACCCTGCAGCTGACAGCAATCCTATTGGCAGAAGACTCACCACATTTTTCTAACAGTTGCTGGACCTTGTTAATAAGACTGTGGCTCCCTGCTTTGAAGACTTTTCATAGGGAAGGCAGTTGGTCACCTTTAACAGATTGCTATACTTCCACTTACGTTTCAGTATTAAGAACATCTAGGCTccaacaaaaactttttagaagATAAAAACCTTACATTAAGGACTGCGTACATATATAGAGAATACTTAAAAAAtagtattcttcattttattgtatcttcaaAGAGATGGTAAAGATATGTAATAGGTGTAGCAAAACCTAATTTACAATACACTTAATTTAGTAGTCTCTTAATCAGATATTAAAGATCATAGTTCTAATTATTAAAAAGGTTTATGTATAGTGACATAAATGTATTAACttgccaaatatttattgaatcctTCTATGCTAGTCATTGTACTAAGCACtgggcatataaaaaaaatggttaaatacCTTCATAAGAGCCAAAAATCTGTCCAAAATATTGACAGCCAGGACAAAAGTTTCAGTGCAAGATCCAAAAAAGTTGGTTAAACTCCTTAAGTCTTCTACTTTGGTATTTCTCAATCTTGGACATAAAGTGTTATCATTCTGCAATAAAAACCAAGAGccaaaatttatcattttcttataaCTAAATGGGTAATACAGACTAAAATAAGGTACCCCCCCCCATAACCCTCAAAAAAAATATGGGAGAATGAGTAATATCATCTAAGGCGCTACACTTTCCCAGATACAAAAGGTGTAAAtatcattgctttttaaaaatgtattatcgcctgaccagctggtggcacagtggatagagcatcggactgagatgtggaggacccaggttcaagacctcaaggtcaccagactgagcacgggctcatctggtttgagaaaggctcaccagcttgagtccaacgtcgctggctcgagcaaggggtcactcagtctgctatagctcccccatcaaggcacatatgagaaatcaatcaatgaacaactaaggagccgcaacgaagaattgatgctactcatctctctcccttcctgtctgtctgaccctatctgtccctctctctctgtctctgccacaaaaataaataaataaataaaattctttaaaaaaatgtgtatcatAAAAGAGCTTTGGCAATTCAATATAAAAGTGAACTGTGCCACACTTCCAGAGAATTGTAGCATGTGTTAATTCAATCCCCCTGTAACAAACATAGGTTACCTGCTTGTTGTatgggtatttttgtttgttttttaatcatttaagaaCCTACAATATACTCATAGGCAAAGGGTATTTCCACAAACAAGCTGCCCAATTCCCAGGGAGTCTCCCAGCCAGAAGCCGCAGTCTGGGGTGACACATCTGAAGGAACACTTCTCTAGAATTCATATCACTCTCATTCTTGCCACGAAATAAAAACTTGACCCAGTAAAAGATTTGTCTTAGTACTTCAGGAAGCCCAATTTTAGTCTAAGCAACTTGGCAGCCTTTAGTTTtgattcaacttaaaaaaaaaagttatccgcctgaccaggtggtggcgctgtggatagagcgtcgggctgggacccagaggacccaggttcgagacccggaggtcacgggtttgagcgcgggctcatctggtttgagcaaagctcaccagtttggacccaaggtcgctggctcgagcaaggggttactcggtctgctgaaggcccacagtcaagccacatatgaaaaagcaatcaatgaacaactaaggtgtcgaaaggAACAGCTTCtcatgattgatgtttctcatctctctcccttcctgtctgtctgtctgtccgtctgtccctctctctgtaaaaaaaaaaaaaaaaaaaaaagaggaagaaagaagttaTCCTCTCGCGGTCCTATCAGTTGCTTGAGCAAGTTATCTCCTGTGGGACTTACCTCCGAGGTAGCCTCGATCAAGCTCAGCCCTTTTTCTCGAGGTTGGAATCTCTGTTCCTGTTCTAGGTAGAGGTTCAACAATCCGAAGAGCTGGACCCCTTCACGACCTGCCAAGTACTCTGCCCCCAAATCCTTCATCTGCAGCAAAGACACCACACAGTTACAGTGTATCCTAGGGGACGTGCCTATAGGTAACAGGGGGTAAAGGCCAGAAGATACCTCCAGCGAGGGGCGCCCTGGCACACCCAGCGAGAAGCGGACGAGGGGTTTAGTCACGTCCCCAGCGCGATCC
The sequence above is drawn from the Saccopteryx bilineata isolate mSacBil1 chromosome 5, mSacBil1_pri_phased_curated, whole genome shotgun sequence genome and encodes:
- the CCNG2 gene encoding cyclin-G2, whose translation is MKDLGAEYLAGREGVQLFGLLNLYLEQEQRFQPREKGLSLIEATSENDNTLCPRLRNTKVEDLRSLTNFFGSCTETFVLAVNILDRFLALMKVKPKHLSCIGVCCFLLAARIVEEECNIPSPHDVIRISQCKCTASDIKRMEKIISEKLHYELEATTALNFLHLYHTILLCHTSERKEILSLDKLEAQLKACNCRLTFSKAKPSILALCLLNLEVETLKSIELLEILLLVKKHSKVNDTEFIYWRELVSKCLAEYSSPECCKPDLKKLVWIVSRRTAQNLHNSYYSVPELPAIPEGGGFDGGESEDSCEDMSCGEESFSSSPSSDQECTFFFNFKVAQTLCFPS